From Rudanella lutea DSM 19387, a single genomic window includes:
- a CDS encoding SusC/RagA family TonB-linked outer membrane protein: MKKHVLTGTVLLSCWLTAYAQERPSARAALDPNRAALATTKAVNPAKRNAPADVQALIRGTVSDEKGVGLPGSTVSVKGTQIGTTTDVNGAFSINMPEGAKVLVFSFIGMKTQEVEVGSRTTLNITLQTGDQSLDEVVVIGYGTAKRSDVTSSITTIKATELKDIPAAGIDQLLQGKAAGVTVTSNGGQPGGGVSVKVRGVTSINSNDPLFVIDGVPFVGGNTSSSSGYAGLGGSDGQTGNSVMAMLNPNDIESIDVLKDASAQAIYGSQAANGVILVTTKKGKQGEGKINYEMYTGVSEVAKRLDLMNLRDFARYQNEVLPIIGNPVADEFRNPDLLGEGTDWQEAMFQRGKINNHQLSFSGGQNKTTYYLSLNYFDNKGILLGSDFKRYASRFSLDSQLKSWAKVGISANVSRSIQNVSLADAAEGTIWWGASTSPLTPVKNLDGSWGGGQTVGGVQYFGANLVGNSQFRGNTKTTNNIFGSLYAELQILKDLSLRNELSYSLGQDNNVAFQKAGNVGSTSFRSKLIDSRSDSYYWSLTNYLTYNKYVGKHGIQATVGHQAQNSYYQGISGTKVDLQANIFDLNTGSADQTTWGLSGGKGQWAMESWFARANYTYGDKYSISASFRADGSSNFGPNNRWGYFPGVSVGWTLSNEEFMKGAIANVLSYAKVRAGYGAVGNQNFPGGAPNPAYVGAVQFFSGPVGFGSSNMINGIPNPNLKWESVKTTNVGVDLGFLNGRIDATVDVYKKVTSDMIIFLTGPNLIGVGDQWDDLKAPLGNAGRMTNTGIDIGLTTTNIKKGNFSWKTNGVLTQFTNRYEKAASAASALDGKIYYNNYLVTHTTPGRPVGSFWGLVTDGLFRTQEELNAGLPQFGYKVNPTETWLGDIRFRDINGDKKIDAQDYTYIGSPLPKFTWGLTNSVNYGDFDFSLFLQGSQGAKAFNFLRWQLEGLSNAYTNQLKTVNDRYTADNTDGALPRFTNTNKNNTAMSDRYVEDASYARIQNITIGYRLPRTVLNRVKVANVRVYGSIQNLKTFTKYSGYDPEIGAFNNSIKLMNVDAGHYPNPRTFTVGANLQF; this comes from the coding sequence ATGAAGAAACATGTGCTTACGGGTACCGTTCTGTTGAGCTGTTGGCTGACGGCCTACGCGCAGGAACGTCCATCAGCCCGGGCCGCCCTCGATCCGAATCGGGCGGCACTGGCCACCACCAAAGCGGTGAACCCGGCCAAACGCAATGCACCGGCCGACGTGCAGGCGCTCATACGGGGTACCGTATCCGACGAAAAAGGCGTTGGCCTACCCGGCTCAACCGTGTCGGTAAAAGGAACGCAGATCGGAACAACCACCGACGTAAACGGGGCTTTCTCGATCAACATGCCCGAGGGGGCCAAGGTATTGGTGTTCTCCTTTATCGGTATGAAAACCCAGGAGGTGGAAGTCGGTAGCCGCACCACCCTCAACATCACGCTCCAAACCGGCGATCAGTCGCTGGACGAGGTGGTGGTCATCGGCTACGGTACGGCCAAACGCTCGGACGTGACTTCGTCGATCACAACGATCAAAGCCACCGAGCTGAAAGATATTCCGGCCGCTGGTATCGATCAGTTGTTGCAGGGCAAAGCCGCCGGGGTAACCGTTACGAGCAACGGCGGGCAGCCGGGCGGTGGCGTATCGGTGAAGGTACGCGGGGTTACCTCGATCAACAGCAACGACCCGCTGTTTGTGATTGATGGCGTGCCGTTTGTGGGCGGCAACACCTCCTCAAGCTCTGGCTATGCCGGGCTGGGCGGCAGCGATGGGCAGACCGGCAACTCGGTGATGGCCATGCTCAACCCCAACGATATTGAGAGCATCGACGTACTGAAAGATGCCTCGGCTCAGGCCATTTATGGGTCGCAGGCGGCCAATGGGGTGATTCTCGTGACCACCAAAAAAGGCAAGCAGGGCGAGGGAAAAATCAACTACGAAATGTACACGGGGGTGTCGGAAGTGGCCAAACGGCTCGACCTGATGAACCTGCGCGACTTTGCCCGGTACCAGAACGAGGTTTTGCCGATTATTGGCAACCCCGTGGCCGACGAGTTTCGGAACCCCGACCTGCTCGGCGAGGGTACCGACTGGCAGGAGGCCATGTTTCAACGCGGCAAAATCAACAACCACCAACTGAGTTTTTCGGGTGGGCAGAACAAAACGACCTACTACCTCTCGCTCAACTATTTCGACAACAAGGGGATTCTGCTCGGTTCTGATTTCAAGCGGTACGCGTCGCGGTTTAGCCTCGACAGCCAACTCAAAAGTTGGGCCAAGGTGGGAATCAGCGCCAACGTGTCGCGCAGTATCCAGAACGTGTCATTGGCCGATGCCGCCGAAGGAACCATCTGGTGGGGAGCCTCAACAAGCCCACTCACGCCCGTGAAGAACCTCGACGGCAGCTGGGGCGGTGGCCAAACCGTGGGCGGGGTGCAGTACTTCGGGGCCAACCTTGTAGGCAACAGTCAGTTCCGGGGCAACACCAAAACCACCAACAACATTTTTGGTAGCCTCTACGCCGAGCTGCAAATCCTGAAAGACCTCTCGCTGCGCAACGAGCTTTCGTACTCACTCGGGCAGGACAACAACGTGGCTTTCCAGAAGGCCGGCAACGTAGGCAGCACCTCATTTCGGAGCAAACTGATCGACTCGCGGTCCGACAGCTACTACTGGTCGCTTACCAACTACCTGACCTACAACAAGTACGTGGGCAAACACGGTATTCAGGCAACGGTGGGGCATCAGGCGCAGAACTCGTACTACCAGGGCATTTCGGGCACCAAGGTCGACTTGCAGGCCAACATTTTTGATCTCAACACGGGCAGTGCCGACCAAACCACCTGGGGTCTGAGCGGTGGCAAAGGGCAGTGGGCCATGGAGTCGTGGTTTGCCCGCGCCAACTATACCTACGGCGATAAGTACTCGATTTCGGCCAGTTTCCGGGCCGACGGCTCGTCGAACTTCGGCCCAAACAACCGGTGGGGGTATTTCCCCGGCGTATCGGTGGGCTGGACGCTCTCGAACGAAGAGTTTATGAAAGGCGCAATTGCCAACGTGCTGAGCTATGCCAAAGTGCGGGCGGGCTACGGCGCTGTGGGGAATCAGAACTTCCCCGGTGGGGCACCCAACCCGGCCTATGTGGGTGCGGTGCAGTTTTTCTCAGGCCCGGTGGGCTTCGGTTCGTCGAACATGATCAATGGCATTCCGAACCCCAACCTCAAGTGGGAGTCGGTGAAAACCACCAACGTCGGGGTTGACCTCGGTTTCCTCAACGGCCGCATCGATGCTACGGTCGACGTGTACAAGAAAGTAACGTCGGACATGATTATCTTCCTGACCGGCCCCAACCTCATCGGGGTGGGCGATCAGTGGGACGACCTGAAAGCTCCGCTGGGCAACGCCGGCCGCATGACCAACACCGGTATTGATATTGGCCTGACTACCACCAACATCAAAAAAGGCAACTTCAGCTGGAAGACCAACGGCGTGCTGACCCAGTTTACGAACCGCTACGAGAAAGCAGCCTCGGCGGCATCGGCCCTCGACGGCAAGATTTACTACAACAACTACCTCGTTACGCACACCACGCCGGGCCGGCCGGTGGGCTCGTTCTGGGGGCTGGTAACCGACGGGCTGTTCCGCACGCAGGAGGAGCTGAACGCGGGCCTGCCGCAGTTTGGGTACAAGGTGAATCCGACCGAAACCTGGCTCGGCGACATCCGGTTCCGCGACATCAACGGCGACAAAAAGATCGACGCGCAGGACTACACCTACATTGGCAGCCCACTACCCAAGTTTACCTGGGGTCTGACCAACTCGGTCAACTACGGCGACTTCGACTTCTCTTTGTTTCTGCAAGGCAGTCAGGGGGCCAAGGCGTTTAACTTTTTGCGCTGGCAGCTGGAAGGGCTGAGCAATGCGTACACCAATCAGCTCAAGACTGTAAACGACCGCTATACGGCCGACAACACCGACGGAGCCCTACCCCGGTTTACGAACACGAACAAAAACAACACGGCTATGTCGGACCGGTACGTGGAAGATGCCTCCTACGCCCGGATTCAGAACATCACGATTGGCTACCGCTTGCCCCGCACGGTACTCAACCGGGTGAAGGTGGCCAACGTACGGGTGTACGGTTCGATCCAGAACCTGAAAACCTTCACGAAGTACTCAGGCTACGACCCTGAAATCGGCGCGTTCAACAACAGCATCAAGCTCATGAACGTCGACGCAGGCCACTACCCGAACCCACGCACGTTTACCGTCGGCGCGAATCTTCAATTCTAA
- a CDS encoding RagB/SusD family nutrient uptake outer membrane protein produces the protein MKRNFIYAALLAPALLLAGCKESFIERPSLSGTTTGNYYNNADEVRAATSTLYSGLPWRNYESRAQDAIGDVLAGNMFTYTDTEYLNFTISSASERIGASWGAFYKIIGYANVMIKTFEEKKAAGGGAAYLDPAIAECRFIRGLVYFYIARTWGAAPIITDPGATALSGDFNIPRYFQKDVLRFALEDLQAAEKGLPESDVPGRVTKYAAKGLMAKLYLYQKDYANAKTKAEEVINAGKYTLVSDYNGMFTKASMNNNAESIFSIQHQFAQDPWGTGNIKNPDRGAGALRTSEADAWEMYVPSLDMLKEYEFGDLRRRWSVMEHGWTNPSWKPQRANAPKYNAFMANGFRYDTLQPVEEGGSLSPTRSNILKYFAGPGKSFGGEPVLGQNSGNNVVLLRYADILLIYAEAILAGQASTSDAKALDALNQVRKRAGLNPKTSITNDDILHERRVEFAFEGDYWYDIQRQGFAKAKAIIEKQNRGTVTGAVYLTNFTEDKMYLPIPAGEIVQAPALGKDPVPYYK, from the coding sequence ATGAAACGAAACTTCATATACGCTGCCCTTCTGGCCCCGGCTCTGCTGCTGGCTGGCTGCAAGGAAAGCTTCATAGAGCGGCCCTCGCTGTCGGGCACAACTACTGGCAACTATTACAACAATGCCGACGAAGTGCGGGCGGCTACCAGCACCCTGTACAGCGGCCTGCCCTGGCGCAACTACGAAAGCCGGGCGCAGGACGCCATCGGCGACGTACTGGCCGGTAACATGTTTACCTACACCGACACCGAGTATCTGAACTTTACGATCTCGTCGGCATCCGAACGCATTGGCGCGTCGTGGGGCGCTTTTTACAAGATCATCGGCTACGCCAACGTGATGATCAAAACGTTCGAGGAAAAGAAAGCCGCCGGGGGAGGTGCCGCCTACCTCGACCCGGCCATTGCCGAGTGCCGTTTTATCCGGGGGCTGGTATATTTCTACATCGCCCGCACCTGGGGGGCCGCCCCGATCATCACCGATCCGGGTGCAACCGCCCTATCTGGTGACTTCAACATTCCCCGGTATTTCCAGAAAGACGTACTTCGGTTTGCGCTGGAAGACTTGCAGGCCGCTGAGAAAGGACTGCCTGAGTCGGACGTACCGGGCCGGGTGACGAAGTATGCCGCCAAAGGGCTGATGGCCAAGCTGTACCTGTACCAGAAAGACTACGCCAACGCCAAAACCAAAGCCGAGGAGGTAATCAACGCTGGCAAATACACGCTTGTGAGCGACTACAACGGCATGTTTACCAAGGCAAGCATGAACAACAATGCCGAGTCGATCTTCTCGATTCAGCATCAGTTTGCGCAAGACCCCTGGGGTACGGGCAACATCAAAAACCCCGACCGGGGTGCGGGTGCCCTGCGTACGTCCGAAGCCGACGCCTGGGAAATGTACGTACCCTCGCTCGACATGCTGAAAGAGTACGAGTTTGGCGACCTGCGTCGGCGATGGTCGGTGATGGAACACGGCTGGACCAACCCCAGCTGGAAACCGCAACGCGCCAACGCGCCGAAATACAACGCCTTTATGGCCAACGGTTTCCGGTACGACACCCTCCAGCCGGTTGAAGAAGGCGGCAGCCTGAGCCCTACCCGCTCGAACATCCTGAAATACTTTGCCGGGCCAGGCAAGAGCTTCGGCGGGGAGCCGGTGCTGGGACAAAACTCAGGCAACAACGTGGTGTTGCTGCGTTATGCCGATATTCTGCTCATTTATGCCGAGGCTATTCTGGCCGGGCAGGCTTCCACCTCCGACGCCAAAGCCCTCGACGCCCTCAATCAGGTACGGAAACGGGCGGGTCTGAACCCCAAAACCTCGATTACCAACGACGATATTCTGCACGAGCGCCGGGTCGAGTTTGCGTTTGAGGGCGATTACTGGTACGATATTCAGCGGCAGGGCTTTGCCAAAGCCAAGGCGATCATCGAGAAGCAGAACCGGGGTACCGTCACCGGGGCGGTGTACCTGACCAACTTCACCGAAGACAAGATGTATCTGCCCATTCCGGCCGGCGAAATTGTGCAGGCCCCCGCGTTGGGCAAAGACCCTGTTCCGTATTACAAGTAA
- a CDS encoding glycoside hydrolase family 9 protein encodes MRLCFYSLCLFLLTLGLSPAQPVVESIRLNQIGFYPDAPKVAVVIGEAAYVPAGSTFQITTPDGKTVLFTGPLSEPRRNEFSGRMTRLADFSAFKTPGTYRVAVGRMARSYPFQIGANVHRDVAVGSLKGFYFQRTAIDLPEQYAGRWHRPAGHPDTRVLVHPSAASATRPAGSTLSSPLGWYDAGDYNKYIVNSGITMGTLLSLYEDFPDMSRVLNTNIPESGNRLPDLLDESLWNLRWMLTMQDPADGGVYHKLTNPRFDGMVMPDKAVKERYVVQKSVTAALDFAAVMAQASRVFRPFGRELPGLADSCRVAAVRAWGWAKQHPNALYDQDAINRQFDPDISTGTYGDRDASDEWIWAAAELYLTTKDDAYYTAVNLFADSKTPLPSWAQVRTLAYYSLARFSKELTARGKADLPKINGHLISQADSLLAGTDKQAYGTVMGQSARDFIWGSSAVAANQGIALIQAYRLTKNRRYLTAALGNLDYLLGRNGVGYSFLTGFGDKTPMHPHHRPSVADGIDEPVPGLLSGGTNARAAQQDKCAGYASNIPDEVFIDADCSYASNEIAINWNAPMVYLATSIEALQRSF; translated from the coding sequence ATGCGCCTTTGTTTCTATTCGCTTTGCCTCTTCCTGCTGACACTGGGCCTATCGCCCGCGCAGCCGGTTGTCGAATCTATCCGGCTCAATCAGATTGGTTTCTACCCGGATGCTCCCAAAGTGGCGGTGGTTATCGGCGAAGCGGCCTACGTACCCGCCGGATCTACGTTTCAGATCACAACACCCGATGGCAAAACGGTTCTGTTTACAGGTCCGTTGAGCGAACCCCGCCGGAACGAGTTTTCGGGGCGCATGACCCGGCTGGCGGATTTCTCGGCCTTCAAAACGCCCGGCACGTACCGGGTGGCAGTGGGGCGCATGGCCCGCTCGTACCCGTTTCAGATCGGGGCCAACGTACACCGTGACGTAGCCGTTGGGTCGCTCAAAGGGTTTTATTTTCAGCGCACCGCCATCGACCTGCCCGAACAATACGCCGGACGCTGGCACCGCCCGGCGGGCCACCCCGACACGCGTGTGCTGGTGCACCCGTCGGCAGCCTCAGCCACACGCCCGGCAGGCAGCACGCTCTCGTCGCCCCTGGGCTGGTACGACGCGGGCGACTACAACAAGTACATTGTCAATTCGGGTATTACGATGGGCACGCTGCTCTCACTGTATGAAGACTTCCCGGACATGAGCCGGGTCTTAAACACCAATATTCCCGAAAGCGGCAACCGCTTACCCGATCTGCTCGATGAGTCGCTCTGGAATCTTCGGTGGATGCTCACCATGCAGGACCCCGCCGACGGGGGGGTGTATCACAAACTGACCAACCCTCGTTTCGATGGAATGGTGATGCCCGATAAGGCCGTTAAAGAACGGTATGTGGTGCAGAAAAGCGTAACAGCCGCCCTCGACTTTGCCGCCGTGATGGCGCAGGCAAGCCGGGTGTTCAGACCCTTTGGGCGCGAGCTGCCGGGCCTTGCCGACTCATGCCGGGTGGCTGCCGTTCGGGCGTGGGGCTGGGCCAAACAACACCCCAATGCCCTCTACGATCAGGACGCCATAAACCGCCAATTCGACCCCGACATCAGCACGGGCACCTACGGCGACCGCGACGCGAGCGACGAGTGGATCTGGGCCGCTGCGGAGCTGTACCTGACCACCAAAGACGACGCGTACTACACAGCCGTCAATCTGTTTGCCGATTCAAAAACCCCGCTACCGTCGTGGGCACAGGTCCGCACGCTGGCCTATTATTCGCTCGCCCGGTTTTCTAAAGAGCTGACGGCCCGTGGCAAAGCCGATCTTCCGAAGATAAACGGACACCTGATTAGTCAGGCCGACTCGTTGCTGGCTGGTACCGACAAGCAGGCTTACGGAACCGTGATGGGGCAGTCGGCACGCGATTTTATCTGGGGGAGCAGCGCCGTAGCCGCCAATCAGGGGATCGCCTTGATTCAGGCGTACCGGCTGACCAAAAACCGGCGGTATCTGACAGCGGCCCTCGGCAATCTGGATTATCTGTTGGGGCGCAACGGCGTAGGGTATTCATTTCTGACGGGTTTTGGCGACAAAACGCCGATGCATCCCCATCACCGACCATCCGTAGCCGATGGAATTGATGAGCCCGTGCCGGGGCTGCTGTCGGGCGGCACCAACGCCCGGGCCGCTCAGCAGGACAAATGCGCCGGGTACGCATCCAACATTCCCGACGAGGTCTTTATTGATGCCGATTGTTCGTATGCCTCCAACGAAATCGCCATTAACTGGAACGCCCCTATGGTGTATCTGGCTACGTCCATCGAGGCCTTGCAACGTAGTTTTTAG
- a CDS encoding IPT/TIG domain-containing protein yields the protein MTFYKLIPLASLTLLAGFGLSSCEKDTDGRPQIQPGNPVATKIMPDSAASGAVVTLTGSGLGDIRTIVFEKLSVPAGFQPTLNTAETLIFRVPTEAAGGVQNITFTNSAGKSVSIPFRVLAYPSVTDVSDYNFSKGKTITITGNNFDDVTAVAFADSVKGISDPATVVSKTKKQLVIQMPASTLTRGTLSITNGTGRIRTRQEFVNVDRAYQVFTDTYGTGFQDGSWGDAGTVNTKEFRNGTASASKTYQKGNWHLIAFANWSASAISYSNEYTYVTGWIKGASADYSLYLTTDASKAGFGEFVEANRIDVKANTWTYFKLKLSDMDFWLPGKTLKQLGFRIKGPDKQDETFYFDDIMLVK from the coding sequence ATGACTTTCTATAAACTCATTCCCCTGGCAAGCCTGACCCTGTTAGCGGGCTTTGGCCTCAGCAGCTGCGAAAAAGATACAGACGGACGCCCGCAGATTCAGCCGGGCAACCCCGTTGCCACCAAGATTATGCCCGACTCGGCCGCGAGCGGGGCTGTGGTAACCCTCACAGGCAGTGGTTTGGGCGACATCCGCACCATCGTGTTTGAAAAACTGAGCGTTCCGGCCGGTTTCCAGCCAACACTCAACACCGCCGAAACCCTTATTTTCCGGGTACCGACCGAAGCCGCAGGCGGGGTACAGAACATCACGTTTACCAATAGCGCGGGCAAATCCGTTTCGATTCCGTTCCGGGTGTTGGCCTACCCTTCGGTTACCGACGTGTCGGATTACAACTTCTCGAAGGGCAAGACCATCACGATTACGGGCAACAACTTCGATGATGTGACGGCCGTGGCCTTTGCCGACTCGGTGAAGGGCATTTCGGACCCGGCTACGGTTGTCTCGAAAACCAAAAAACAACTGGTGATTCAGATGCCCGCATCGACCCTCACACGCGGTACGCTCAGCATTACCAACGGCACCGGCCGGATTCGGACCCGGCAGGAGTTTGTGAACGTCGATCGGGCGTATCAGGTCTTCACCGATACCTACGGCACGGGCTTTCAGGATGGTTCGTGGGGTGATGCGGGCACGGTAAATACCAAAGAGTTCCGCAACGGGACGGCCTCGGCGAGCAAAACCTACCAGAAAGGCAACTGGCACCTGATTGCCTTCGCCAACTGGTCGGCCTCGGCCATCAGCTACTCCAACGAGTACACGTACGTAACCGGCTGGATCAAAGGCGCGTCGGCCGATTACTCGCTCTACCTCACCACCGACGCCAGCAAGGCCGGTTTCGGGGAGTTTGTAGAAGCCAACCGGATCGACGTGAAAGCCAATACCTGGACGTACTTCAAACTGAAGCTCTCGGACATGGATTTCTGGTTGCCCGGCAAAACGCTCAAACAACTCGGTTTCCGCATCAAGGGGCCCGACAAGCAGGATGAAACGTTCTACTTCGACGACATCATGCTCGTGAAATAA
- a CDS encoding glycosyl hydrolase, producing the protein MVSSLLFFTRFLAFLGVLLSLNLYAQPGTANNPIRVEAESGQLSGVEVASAVAGFSGTGYVTGFDNPTDALNLSFTAPAGLYELTIGYRSPFGEKGIDFQINTEKAGGMLRPSTTFARFDGGKFLLMGGPVSLTIFRGWGYFDIDYILLTPTTVKRPVPPATARLTDPNASPVTVGLYQFLLSQYGNKVISGQQDDVEYVLEKTGKEPAIGAFDLIDYSPTRVQNGARPLRTSEACLAWARKGDGRGIISLMWHWNAPTDLINQPPDKLWWRGFYTEATTFDLAATLADPAGPRYALLLRDIDAIAEQLKKFQAANVPVLWRPLHEASGGWFWWGAKGADPFRQLWQLLYNRLTNFHNLHNLIWVYTGTDAFNTDWYPGDAYVDVVGLDIYAPADATLSTNWEAALAQFSGKKLVALSESGHLPRPDAIRGFATWWSWFAVWTGADYIKKQPDDLLKAVFTDADVLTRDELPDWRTPTQPLLTGLEPTWSVSVAGNPVADSLVNLDIQGAEGQLLHLTVFDSRGRLLTEKIVTPRTPTIRYALPLGSDEPGLYLIRIISSTTASTLKIIKS; encoded by the coding sequence ATGGTTTCTTCGCTTCTTTTTTTTACCCGCTTTTTGGCCTTCCTGGGCGTTTTGCTCAGCCTCAACTTGTACGCCCAACCGGGTACGGCCAACAACCCGATCCGGGTCGAAGCGGAAAGCGGCCAACTGTCGGGCGTCGAGGTGGCCTCGGCCGTGGCTGGTTTTTCGGGAACGGGCTACGTGACCGGCTTCGACAACCCCACCGACGCACTCAACCTGTCGTTTACAGCCCCCGCCGGGCTGTACGAACTCACGATTGGCTACCGGTCACCGTTCGGCGAAAAAGGCATTGACTTTCAGATCAACACCGAAAAAGCGGGCGGAATGCTCCGGCCCAGCACTACGTTTGCCCGCTTTGACGGGGGCAAGTTTTTGCTCATGGGTGGCCCTGTGAGCCTGACCATTTTCCGGGGGTGGGGCTATTTCGACATTGACTACATTCTGCTGACGCCCACCACCGTAAAACGCCCGGTCCCACCCGCTACCGCCCGCCTGACTGACCCGAACGCCAGCCCGGTTACCGTGGGGCTGTACCAGTTTCTGCTCAGCCAGTATGGCAACAAAGTGATTTCGGGGCAGCAGGACGACGTGGAGTATGTCCTCGAAAAAACCGGCAAAGAGCCCGCGATCGGTGCTTTCGACCTGATCGATTACTCCCCCACCCGCGTGCAAAACGGAGCCCGGCCCCTGCGCACGAGTGAAGCTTGCCTTGCGTGGGCCCGCAAGGGCGATGGGCGCGGCATCATAAGCCTGATGTGGCACTGGAATGCCCCCACCGACCTGATTAATCAGCCCCCTGACAAACTGTGGTGGCGCGGCTTCTATACCGAGGCCACTACCTTCGACCTGGCCGCAACCCTCGCCGACCCGGCCGGACCGCGCTACGCGCTACTCCTGCGCGACATCGACGCCATTGCCGAACAACTGAAGAAATTCCAGGCCGCCAACGTGCCGGTGCTCTGGCGACCGCTACACGAAGCCTCGGGCGGCTGGTTCTGGTGGGGGGCCAAAGGGGCAGACCCGTTCAGGCAGCTCTGGCAACTGCTGTACAACCGCCTGACAAACTTCCACAACCTCCACAACCTCATTTGGGTATATACCGGCACCGACGCCTTTAACACCGATTGGTACCCCGGCGATGCGTACGTCGACGTGGTGGGCCTCGACATTTACGCCCCTGCGGACGCTACCCTCAGCACCAACTGGGAAGCAGCTCTGGCCCAGTTTAGCGGCAAAAAACTCGTGGCCCTCTCTGAAAGTGGGCACCTCCCCCGCCCCGACGCCATCCGGGGGTTCGCCACCTGGTGGTCGTGGTTTGCCGTCTGGACCGGGGCCGACTACATCAAAAAACAACCCGACGACCTACTCAAGGCCGTTTTTACCGATGCCGACGTGCTGACCCGCGACGAACTACCCGACTGGCGCACCCCGACCCAACCCCTCCTCACAGGCCTTGAGCCGACTTGGTCGGTGTCGGTAGCGGGCAACCCCGTAGCCGATAGTCTCGTTAATCTCGACATTCAGGGGGCAGAGGGGCAACTCCTGCACCTGACCGTGTTCGACAGCCGGGGCCGCCTGCTTACCGAAAAAATAGTAACGCCCCGCACGCCCACCATCCGGTATGCCCTGCCTCTCGGCTCCGACGAACCCGGCCTGTACCTGATACGTATAATTTCGTCGACGACTGCTTCTACCCTTAAGATCATCAAATCCTGA